One Triticum dicoccoides isolate Atlit2015 ecotype Zavitan chromosome 3B, WEW_v2.0, whole genome shotgun sequence genomic window, ACCGTGTCGGACCCTccttatcgccccccgtgggagccgaacgctccgggctctaggcggccgaagtattagcttctggcttcggcaaatctggactcctccgtgacgacacctcggggtcgcccgcctcatgaggcggacaggttggtggggtctcactctccatcatctctggaaggagatcccccgacgacgaactctgtcgagaagagctgctagccggactgcaaagaatggatccggtTTATTGTTCTTGGAAAAGGAAGCAGTACCTTCGTATTTACAGTTAACTTACAGCTCagctgagggctggcccgttggcgggcatggcgcggtgaggacacccttcggggcagggcaccctggtgaagctttcttcccttgtttgggcacctccggctccaaatcttcggaggcggccctcttcttcccgcgaggggaggaggccttagattcccctccccaactatcctcctttggggaggtagcaattcccccgatttgaatgtgcaatgtgtgaagttctgcttctctgttcttcccttcgtctttccccgagggcactttccTTAGCACccgaccaagcatcttggctatggtagggctaggcgagccttcgggaagtggcgccggacacctaattctctccgccttgctaagcTACTCCTGGCCagggaggattttcagaataatgttatgataaaaataaacaaagtgttcggtttctgggttgcctacttgggtatctgggcgattgcagctcaggcccacatcctcggtggtgtccgaacactttagttgtggtccaaagaataacttacacattccttcgagcgtgacgccgaagaagtgctgaatagtccgcggaccttctggattgaactccaacATCCGGGGAGGCTGGCGTTTACACGGCaagatccgtcggattagcattacctgaattacgcttACGAAGCTGATgtccctctcgagaagctcccgTATGCGGCTCTGCATCGtgggtacatcattagcaggcccccaatcctgTCCTACATTGGCCCATGACGCCAGCTGAGGCGGAGGGCTAGAACGGAAGTCAGggacagccacccactttgtgcctctgggagccatgatgtaaaaccacctccgctgccacagatcggacacctccgggaaggaaccctctggccatggagcatcagcgttcctgcttattacagcacctccgcactccgcgtgtcgcccctcgatcatcttcggcttcacattgaaagtcttgagccataagccgaagtgaggggtgacttggagaaaagcttcgcacacaacgatgaacgacgagatatgaaggatggcgtctggagccagatcatgaaaatctagcccgtggtGGAACataagccctctcacgaagggatgaaGAGTAAGgcctaagccgcggaggaagtgagaaacaaatacgacgctctcattgggctagggagtagggatgatctgccccggagCAGGGAGCCTGTGCCGAATGTCGGCGGTCAGGTatacgacctccctaagcttcacgaTATCCTCCTCTGAGatagaggaagccacccaccggccttgaaggttgggttcggacatgattgaagatccggagggcTTAAGCctgggcttcgggtgttggaactcgagatgcgaaaagatGCAAGTGTGgtagaaaagagggataggcctcggcccctctataaaggggggtgaatatcaagcgtcctcagcgtaaccgctcgggacttatctaaaaacacggagtcataccaacagtcgtCGTGGGGTTGTGCACGCCCGTATCAATggaagatcccgcgataagggggacacgatctctactttggcagggcgtgccaataaaaccgcctcgcgacgtGTATCGAGGCAGGCTAAGAAAAAAACCAGTTCGTGTTGGACCAGACTATGGCGTAAGAGCACACCGTGCAAAAATTACCAACAGATCAGATTTATGAAGTACTATGCTTTCTACGGaggtgtgcggaaattatctcgcAAAGCTGGACACAATCCGGACATGATTTGAAGTGTTCCataaattactttggagtattcggagatggaacccaccttgcaatgccgaagacaatctagcgccggactcatcgtcattgaagcctggttcaggggctactgagggagtcctggattagggggtatccggacagccggactatacactttgtccggactattcgagcgtgaagatacaagactcaagactccgtcccatgtccgaatgggactcttctTTAAGtgaaagacaagcttggcgatccggataatagatttccttctttgtaaccgacttgtgtaaaccctagccccccccccccccgatgtctatataaaccggagggtttagtccttagagacacaacacaatcataatcatcataggctagcttctagggtttaacctttacgatctcgtggtagatcaactcttgtactactcatatcatcaatatcaatcaagcaggaagtagggttttacctccatcgagagggcccaaacctgggtaaaacatcgtgtcccttgcctcctgttaccattagccttagacgcacagatcgggaccccctacccgagatccgccggttttgacaccgacagtttccCATGTCGGTCATGAGAGTGATGCGGCGGTTTTTGGCGCATTTAGTTACAAAGGGTTTAGTCCAAAAATATTACTTCTACTTCTTAATGAAATTCAACGTTCCTGACAATTACTtggagaaaatagaaaacaaatgtACTACCACATTTTCATATTAGACCAACTCCAACCGGCCGATCCAAACGAACGGCGATTTTGTTCGTTTTTTCTTTGTTTGGGTCGGCCCAGCGGACACCCATGTCCGCTTTTGCATTTTGGCCGGCGCTTGCGCCCAACGCTGGCCCGACCCATTTTTGAGTGCGCGTGTGAAAAAATAAAGAACACAAAAATTTTAAAAATGAAAAACCTAAATTAAACATTAATGGGCCACAAAGGCCGACGGAGACCACGAGTCCACTTTTACATTGAGTTAAAACATTAGATAAACCTACAAACAAGGAGGAGGAGTGTTGTTCAaagcgtcctcgtcgtcgtcgtcagggcCGGTGAGGTTGATGAGCGTCTGCATCGGGCCAGCCCAGGGGAACGCTGTCTCCCAGGTTGCGGCGACGTTGTTTGCCGGCTGGGCTGCCCCACCGCGAGCACGAcgctcttcctcctccgcctcgcggcgCTCCTCTTTCGCGTCGCGCTCCAGCTGCTTGAGCCGCTCTCCCTTGCGGTGCTCTTCCGCCAGCCCGAGTTCTCCAGGTAGGCCTACTTCTGCCCCTGCGTCGCCCCATACCCAAACGGTGGTGCGCTGACCCACTCGTGCACTACCCCGTCCCATGAGTAGCGCTCGATGGGGGTCGGCGCCGGCTCGGCCTTGACGGGGGACGGCGGCCTCAACGGCCGCACGACCCAGTCGCCGTCCGCGGAGAGCGCCATGGCCTCCGGCATGTGCGCCTggtacgcctcctcctcctcactttcacAGACAGCAGCTGCCAGCACCGCCTGGTAGGTGGCCTCCACCTCCTGGTCCTCGTCACGCACGACGAGGGGTGGTGGTGGGAGAGACATGCCGCAGGTCGCGGACGTCGCGCCTCCTAGCCTCCTCGTGCTCGAACGCGAACAACTGCTCCCAAGCGGGAGAGTCGGATGCGTAGCGTGGTTGCAGCCCTGCTCCGGCTTCAGCAGCTGCCGTCGGCGCCGCACCTCGTTCGCGTGTGCCTGCGCAGACCGCTGCACCACCGGCACTGGGGATCCTCTCCGGATCAAAGTGCTAGTCGTGTGGCAGCATCACGTCGGGATATGGGAGGGGGACGCGGTGCTCTCAGTGCCACTTTGCCTGGTGCACTGGGACGTTGATGCGCAACTGAGGCCGGCGGGAAGATGCCGACAGAGGTGGGGGGAAGGGGCGACGGaggccttgcccttgcccttgtcgGATAAGAAGCCCATGGCGATGGCTAGGTTTTATCGCCGACGGGGGAGCACAGTGAGTGGCGAGATGAGGACAAGGGCGTCTGGAAGCGGATGAGGACGCCGCCCCACTGCACGCTCGGATTAAAAAAGGTCGACCGCCGTCGCTGATGCGTGGGCCCGTGGTCGGCGGTCGTCATTAATAAAGACGACCTCGATAATTGGGCGGCTGCCAGGTGGGGACGCGACGGAGACCGAGAGCGCGCGGCGCATCCGCGCCGATGCATTTCAGCCGCAAATTTGGGCCGAAAATGGGTTCGCGCTGACGCGAAGTGAAGACATTTTGGGAATGGGTCAGCGCGTGGGGTCAGCACTTTTGTCCGCGGCGATCCAAACGGACGGCGGCGAACGAAATGGATACATGTGCTGGAGTTGCTCTTAACATACTCCGTCCATTCCTTTATTTAAGATGTATAATTTTGGCACGGTGACCAAGACACGTAATTATACACAAGTTAGGACAAAAATAACCTTGGCTAAATCATTGATTAGTAGCAATTAATCATTTATGCTTGGAAAGTAGTAAGAGATACACGCAATCAAAACCGAgacatttttctttttttctttaaaaAGAGAAATACATGCAATCAGGGGAAAGATATTTTTCCTTTTTTCTAGAGCGCTAATGTTGAGGAGTTAGAAGAAATGCATCTTACATTGTgaaattttattaaaaaaataaataCGCTTTATATAAAAAACGTAGGGAGTATCAGATTATTATTAGTTCTACTGCTTGCGCAGGACATTAAATATAGTACACAGCACATATAATACATCTGAGTATAAACCGGAGAAGATTTGGAACTGCCTCGAAATCAGCGGAAAATGTACACAACGAAGAGCACCAAAAACACGAGCAGGTGATCGAGCACTATCCCTTGTTCCGCAAGAGGATGGCTCCGGCCCAGCTGTGAGGTTATTTCCGGGAGCAAGGAGAACCAGTTCAGCTGGAGTCCATTCACATGCCCATCGCTCGCCGCCATCGAAAGTTGCAGTGGTGCAGACTGATTCGCCGTCATGGTGTCGATCATGGGACGGCGTAACTCCACCCCTGCAAAACACAAACACATGTGTAAGTACGCTAGTCGATCGTACCCAAACTGATTGGTCAGCTCTCAGTGTACGACTGAATACTCACCGCCCATGACGAGCTTCCCGACGATGAACGCCGGCGAGGCCGCGGCGCACCTGCACAGCAGCGCGGATGCCAACAGCGAGTAGGCGAGCACGACAGCTTGTGTCCTCATGGTGTTGGCGCTCGGCTTGTTTGTGCTTTCCCCGGTTGTAGGCCGCGACGACAGAACTGTGTGATTTGGTGGCTCACTCGCGTCGGGTTTATAAAGAGGCGGGAATTGGTGCTGCTTTGTTTTCGTGTCCGGAGTCTGCCCCGCTGACCGGACTTGATTCATCAGCAAGCCGCTTCTGACCGAGTGCCGTGCGGTTCCTGGGTTCGCTGTATTTTCTTACTCGTGCTATGACGTGTGCAGGTATGGGCCGTTGGATTTGCGGCGGCAGGGCAGATGAGCGGCGGGAAGGGCGGCTGTTGAGGAAGTCTGTCACGGTTGGCCACCATCCGGATTTATCCGGCGGAATGATTTTGTCAAAGGATGCACGCTGCCCGGCAGGCAGGGAAGCAGGCCAGCTACTAGCGCACGCCACAACTAATGTGTGATGTATTTGTCGTCAGCTTTGTCAAAAATGATGGCCTGATGTATTTGTGGTCAGCTCCCGCAAAATAAATACTCCTGGAATTATTTATCCgcagaattctatgagaccaggtctcacgggttaacaggtgagacccgccctgatggatgacacgtggcatccacaaatcacaaagcattcaccccaccccccacctgaaatcaggggggagagattagatgctttgtgatttgtgaatgccacgtgtcatccatcagggcgggtctcacctgctttatatgagacctggtctcatataatttttttcccgaGTTGAGTATGACTAATTTAGAAGATATGCTCGCCTTCTTATTTCCCGTCCTTAGTTTAGGAAAGTGAAAATATTTTCCCTTTTATTTTATGAATTTGGGAACAGAAGTTTCAACAAAGGGAGTCATTCACAGGTCAAACAAGACCTAAGACTAATCTATATTAAATAAAAATAAGATATTATTGTTATAATAAATTGCCCTGTCTTTTTTCAACAAAGTAGGCCTGCCTGTAATGTTTGGTCGGATCATGTGTCCTACATGACAGAATTAGAACTGACACGGGTGCGGCCCATGTAGCATTATGTGCGTTTTACTCATGatattttcttctcagtcaatttatcAACCAACCTTTTGTTTTAATCATTTTTTCGGTTAATATACTTCTATATAAAAACAAATAGATTGCGAGCAAAGGCATAGATCCATGGCACATGCATATTGCGTTGGCGGTTTCTTTCCATTCGGCCTTTTTGCCAAACTTTCTTTTTTTCCAACCACCTTTATTGAAACACTTTGGATGTTTTCTGAAGGAAAAAAATGGAATTTTCAGAAAAATGTTACAGTAGCAAACTGTAAAAAAATCGTGAATATGAATATTATATTAAAAATCTAAAAACTACTCACGATTTTTTTGAAAATGGCCAGAAAATCATGGATTAAAAATGTTTGTAAAATTTTAAATTATTCACAATTATGAGAAATATTCACTAATTTTAAATATTCACAAATTAGGAAAACTTCATGAATTTGAATTATgttattgaaattttaaaaaatatcataAATAAAAACTCAAACAGGAAAAGGGAAAAACGAAAATGAAAATAAAGAAATAAAATAGATAGTGGAAAAAACTAAAGAAAGAAAACATAAAGAGAAAAAAGCTAAACAAAGAAACAGAATGGAACCTACGTAGGAAAACTGTGAGGCGATAGAGAGGCGATCGCGAGGCGATTTTTCTtcctgcgctagggttagggttttgctGGCGGGGTGTCTTTGTCTCCGGTAGTGGCTGGGGGGCGACGACGCTCTCCTGGTCACGGATCGGCAGTGATCTTATCTATGGTAGAAGGGCTGATGGCGGAGAAGATGGATGGGAAGACCGCAACGACTCCGAGAACAAAGGCGGCACCGGTGGTGTCCTCGGCGGCTACACCGTCGGTGAGGAAACCGGGTGGATCAGCAAGCAGTGGCTCTTCCAAGTCTCATGCGGAGTGCAAGACACCGGGTCCGGCTGCGAGTCTATCTGCAGGATTGGAAGTATGGTACTGATGGACAAGGAGGTAGAGGGCATGGTCTTTGAGGCCTCGAAACAGGTGCTTCCGCAAACGGCGAGATGGGCGGTGGTCGGCAAATCTTGCTCATCTGGACCCCTCAATAAGACAGTCATGGAAAGAACGATGCAAAGGGTGTGGGGGCTGCACAAGGAAGTCAGGTTTAGAGATCTTGGTAATAATGTGTTCGAGGTGCACTTCGGTGGTGAGGGGGATTGGAAACATGCTCTCTATGACGGGTCGTGGCAATACATTTTGGTGTCCTGACTTTGAAAGATTATGAAGGAGGAACAAGGCCCTCGGAGATGGTGTTTGATAAGATTGGTGTGTGGTTTGAGGTGCATGGTCTGCCCCCTGATAAGCGCATGGAAGAACTAGGCAAAGCGCTAGGGAATTGGATGGGAAAAGTGATCCAGGTGGATGTGGACAAGGAGTGATTTGCTAGAGAGAACCAACTAAGGGTTCGAGCCACAATTTCAATCTATGAACCTCTAGCGAGAGGCTTTTATTTGAAATCCTCACCGGATGACAAGCAAGGCACTTGGTATGATTTCAGTTATGAGAAGATGCCCCACTTTTGCTTCGAATGTGGGCGACTAGAGCATGTGGATGGGGTGTGTGTCCCTCCAGTGGATTCTTTGCAGCAATGGGGCGGCTGGCTCCGGACGTCTTCAGCAAAAACCGGGTTGTCAAGGGAAGGGTCTAAGGGGGCTACGGTTAGCAGGAACAACAGTTTTGGTAGTAGTAAGACTAGGGACAACAAGATGAGTAAACATGGTCATCTGAGGGAAGGTGGTCAACCAACAAAACAAAATCTTCAGATTGAGTTTTCTAGGACTGCTGGCTCGCGCACTAGCGTAGAGTCCAAAGACAGAAGAACGGAGGAGCAAAGTCCAGGGAAGACTAGAAAAAAATGATGCTGGCCCGAGAGAAAGGGCTTTGAGAGATGATCTGTAGAATCGCCGTGAGAAAGAACTACGTAGGAAGCTCGTTGTGGATCAAAGGTATAGGGGGCGTCTATGGAAAAATTGGGAGAGGAAGGGCAAGGATGACGTTGATTCATCACATGCAGCTCGTGAGAAGGGCAAATGGATGGACGTGGACACTGGTTCACGGTCGTATGGCTCGAGGGATAGGAAAAGATGCTACTATGTGAAAAAGACTCGGCCAGATCACAAACCAACACACCCAAGTGATAGTTATCATTTTGGGGATGTGAACAGGAAGAGGAGGCCGAAGCAGATGTGGGTGGAAAAGGATGATCCAGAGAGACATATTGTGCATGATGGATTCATACGTGACAATGGGCGAAAGACAGCGTCAGTGTTTGAACTGATATCAAAGAGCAACGATAAATCGGAGGACCCCGAGAGCCGGGGTCGCTGGTCGCAATGAATCTGTTAGCCTGGAACTGTCGAGGTTTGGGATTGGACTCGATAGTTGGCGAACTTAGAGACCTGATACGATCTTACAACCCAGCGATGGGTTTTCTTTGCGAGACAAAGAAAAAGGCGAGAGCAATGAAGAGACTTAAGTGGAGTTTGGGTTCTAACTGTGGTGTGGCAGTGATTGTGCAGGAAAGAGTGGTGGTCTAGCATTGTGGTGGGGAGATCACTTGCaagttaaagttcgtccatggtgcCAGTATGTCATCGATGCTGAGGTGGTCTGTGAGGGGAAGACCTGTAGAATCATTGGATTCTAAGAAGAACCCCACCCGGAGCTACGGAAAAAATCATGGGACGCCATTAGATATCTGCAGGCTCAAGATAATCTTCTGTGGATATGCTTGGGAGACTATAAGGAGGCTCTGTTTCAGTCGGACCAGATTGGTGGTAATCCTAGACCTTCCTTGCAAATGGAAGATTTTTCGTGACTGTCTCATCAACTGTGGTCTGGTAGACTTGGGTTTTACGGGCTATCAATATATATGAGATCACAAACGTGATGGAACAGGTAACATCCAGGTTCGGTTGGACCAGGCCACGTGCATGGACAATTTTTTGCAGCTCTTCCCAGAGACATCAGTTGAAAATATTATGATAGAGGAGTCAGACCACCAGGCTATTCTGGTTCGGTCATTGGAGACGGCTCCGCACCATAAGGGGCATGGATATAGACCTTTTCGATATGAAGAAGCATGGACGCGCCATGAGAGCTATCAAGCAATGTTCGAATAGGCGTGGGAGGTCGTGGGTGTTGGTGAACAAGGTCTAGCTGCGATGTGGCAGGAGCTTCATTACACTTTAGGTTCAATGCAACGTTGGGCGGGAGAAGTCTTTGGCTCTATTAGAAGAACCATTGCCAAGTTGAAGaattagctatccgatgcaaaatCGAGAGCCCTTGTCTCTAGTTGCTCACTGGAGATCCATGAGATCGAGGAACAACTCAAAGAAATCTATACGCAGGAAAAAATAATGTACAAGCAGAGGTCGCGTGTGGACTGGTTGAGTGCATGGTTCCAGAATATAAAATACTTCTAGAACCAAGCCTTGCAGCATAAAAGAAAAAATATGATTAAAGCTCTTTGAAGGGTAGATGGAACTAGATGTACAATAGATGAACAAATGGGAGAGATGGTTGCACACTTTTATGAGGCACTTTTCTCATAGATGGGTTGACCGGGGCCAATGATCTACTCCAACATATTGAGCAGGTTTTCATGCTAGGGATGAACGCAACACTCACATCTCCCATTCCTGATGAGGAAATTAGAGTGGCACTTTTCCAGATGGGTTCAGCGAAGGCGCTTGGACCAGATGGTCTCCCAACTCTATTCTATCAACGCCACTAGGTGCATGTAGGAGGGGATGTGTGCCAGGCGGTGCGGGATTTCTTGAGTGGAGTGGCTGCTCTGGCCGCGTTTAACGACACAGTCATTGTCATGATTCCTAAGACCAACTCACGGGAGTTGTTCTCTCAGTTTAGACCAATTAGTTTGTAATGTGCTATACAAGATTGCTACAAAAAATGCTCGCGAATAGGTTGAAAGGTATCCTCCCATTCTAATTTCTGAGGAGCAAAGTGCTTTTGTAACTAGGCGTCTTATTACAGATAACGTGCTTGTTGGTTATGAGTGTGTCTGTGCCATTTGGACAAGGAAAAGAAAGAAGCCATTGTGTGCAGTAAAGTTGAACATGATGAAGGCACACGACAGGTTTGAATGGGTGTTTCTACAACAAATGTTGGAGCAGGTGGACTTTGCACCACAGTGGATCATGATGATTATGAGGTGTATCACCACTGCAACTTTCTCCGTAAAATTAAATGGTGCATGCTCCAAGAATTTTTCTCCGTCGAGGGGATTACGGCAGGGTGACCCTCTCTTCCCCTGCCTATTTATCTTTTGTGTTGAAGGTTTTTTGGCCCTGTCGAAAAAAGCACAAAGAGATGCGGTGATGAAGGGGGTGTCTTTTAGGAGCACTGGCCCCCATGTGACACATCTCCTTTTTGCGGATAACAACATTGTTTTTTAGAGGGGTCGAGGGCCAACATGGAGGCCTTAAAGGGGATTTTGGCTACATACAAGGCCGCTTCGGGACAACATGTAAACATGCAGAAATCATCTATATTTTTTGGCAAGGGGTGCCAGGAGGAAGCAAAGGTTGAGCTCAAGGGGGTTCTTGGTGTTGATTCGGAGGCGCTAAGTGAAAGGTACCTTGGGCTACCAACACTAGTTGGTAGATCCAAGGAGGGCACTTTTAAGTATGTCAATGAGAGCTCTAAGACAAAAATAAGTGGTTGGTAAGGGCAAGGTTTGTCCAAAGAAGCAAGAGAGGTGTTGATCAAATCTGGTCTTCAAGTTGTACCTACTTTTACCATGAGTTGTTTTCAGCTCACTAAGAAAATATGTCGGAACCTGACTTCGATCTCCTCGAAATTCTGGTGGGGTGCAATAAATGGTGAAAGGAAAGTGCATCGCGTCTCATGGCAAAAAAGGTGTGCAACAAAGAGGGTAGGATGACTCATGTTCTGTGATCCAGAGGCGTCCAATCAAGCTTTGCTTGCGAAACAAGATTTGAGAATTTTTGCAAGAACCATCCTCCTTGTGTGCGTGGGTTCTCAAAGCACGCTATTTAAAGGACAAAATGATTATGTCGGCAACCTGCCCGGCTAATGAATCCTACACTTACCAAAGTGTGCTACATGGTAGAGATCTTCTTCGTGAAGGACTGATTTGGCGCATAGGGGGTGGTTCAAAGGTGCATATACACCatgataacactacaaaaaaaagacacatccgtgacattttggaccgaacggaatttttttctgtcatacatatgacacttctatgatgataattgtgacaaaacccggtatcatcatagatgtggtgggctcctacttctatgacaaaaaaatcatgacagaaaatgggcttttcgtcctgggcgggccggagacgcagctgcatgacattctttgggtcgtccatgacggaaaaaaccatggtagaagcgagggggaggaaatttcggggagttgccggttgtggtggcaggtcgggggccgagcgatgcgcgtttctctcgtacgtacgcacgtgtgtgcgaggcgttggctctaactgaacccgagcggtggcgttgcctctggatgaacaggaacccgtggtgtggagggctagatgaacagtagacggtggaggggtggccgcggaggggtggttgaacaggaccccgtggtgtggagggctggatgaacagtagacagtgaaggggtgcccatggaggggtggttgaacagtagccggtggagtagcgcgcggtggaggctggatgaacaggagcctgtggaggctggaggaggtcgacggtagcccgtggaggctggaggaggtcgacggtggagatgaacagtatcccatggagtgtcgttttgcggtacgccacacccctcccgatgaacaggacccccgtttcgaccataggaggtccgtttcgtccgttttgcggtacgccacacccctcccgatcaacaggacccccgtttcgaccgtaggaggtccgtttcgtccgttttgcggtacgccacacccctcccgatgaacaggacccccgtttcgaccgtaggaggtctgtttcctccattttgcggtacgccaggcccctcccgatgaacaggatcccgtttcgaacgtggccggtcgaacacaaggccgtttcctccgttgtgtggtacgctaggcctcgtttccatcgcttgttccgtccaagccctcccgatgaacacgaccacgcactctgttccgacccagccggttggctcccacgcattccgttgcctcccgatgaacacgacacattccgttgcctccccatgaacacgacgatgacgctgtttctccgttccgacccagccatgtacgtatgcatgagtaggcgtacgagaccttgcccgtatgtacgtacgtggccgtttctttcttgcaccctcgccgctgtacgtacgtgaacatgctacgtgcgcgcctctactacgacacgggcACGCCTCTacgtcaaccagtatgtacgtacacgttcttgaccagaatgacaacggtacatatgcttcgactaggtgggtcccgactgtcacgcacttccttgcctgccaAGATGTAGctaatgggtcccagcagtcaggggggtgaatcgttttttttttgcccggacgccctTCCCGTGCGAAGATNNNNNNNNNNNNNNNNNNNNNNNNNNNNNNNNNNNNNNNNNNNNNNNNNNNNNNNNNNNNNNNNNNNNNNNNNNNNNNNNNNNNNNNNNNNNNNNNNNNNNNNNNNNNNNNNNNNNNNNNNNNNNNNNNNNNNNNNNNNNNNNNNNNNNNNNNNNNNNNNNNNNNNNNNNNNNNNNNNNNNNNNNNNNNNNNNNNNNNNNNNNNNNNNNNNNNNNNNNNNNNNNNNNNNNNNNNNNNNNNNNNNNNNNNNNNNNNNNNNNNNNNNNNNNNNNNNNNNNNNNNNNNNNNNNNNNNNNNNNNNNNNNNNNNNNNNNNNNNNggtcccagtagtcagggggcgaatcgttttttttttgcccggatgcacttccttgtgtgtgaagatgtagctggtgggtcccagcagtcagggggcgaatcattttttttttgcccggacgcacttccttgcgtgcgaaggtgcagctggtgggtcccaacagtcaggggggaaactttttttcacgaaatactgtggcccgtccggtgggtccccgctgtcaggtggaggaa contains:
- the LOC119281392 gene encoding uncharacterized protein LOC119281392; amino-acid sequence: MRTQAVVLAYSLLASALLCRCAAASPAFIVGKLVMGGVELRRPMIDTMTANQSAPLQLSMAASDGHVNGLQLNWFSLLPEITSQLGRSHPLAEQGIVLDHLLVFLVLFVVYIFR